acatgaacatgcatgaaatgcacatgtaccaacacaaatccacattcctcaataaccaacaaccaatccaatcaaaccaacccaaacaactccaatcataaatccatccgacccccgtactcctcggactcagtccggcatgccaaaaaatacagtgaaatgcgttagtgcaaaaatacataaaattcatgagaatactttggagaaatacttacagcgctatatgataatttccggaggatcacgaagctgaaaaaggcgacgtctgagcaacaccacagtgtaaaatacactgtggtcgtgggtcacaaatacccacttttcaacggagacaaacgaagaccccaaaatgatagggtagggcctagagaggtcggtgaagccaatggtggtggtggtttgccgtggatgacggcgcaaatggtggtttaaggccaaaaatgccgaaatcggagatggacttggtggggcttcaccggtaacggatcggagccgggattgggtccaaagggttgccaagaggtcggggatgaagtggtaggaagatggtggccggaggtggagcgacggcggcgctggagcaaAAGGTGGCCGCGGCTTTGGAGGGTGCGTGTGGGCTACCGGCGGCGGTGATATTGGTGGGGTAGGACGGCCGGCAGCTGAGGAATGCAAGggaccgggcggtgtcgaccactgccgacggacggcggcgctgggaggGGACGAAGGATCGGGCggaggagaggggagagagaaaaagagagagagctcgcGCACGGGGGGAGAAAGcagcgggaaagaaagaaaaaggaaagaaaaagagaaaaataaaagaagaaagagaggaaagagaaaaatagagggaaagaaatgaggtccagtcctcataacttgggtcacgaaaatgatccaacggaaatgattttaaaaccacaaattaaataaaataatttaaacgaaatggtaaagtcaaattgaaataattaaatctcacagtaattaatttaaatattaaaagcaatttaaatgcataacaataaataaatattaaaagcacataaataataattttcatcaaattaaaaatcctaaaaataacccaattaaaatccagtaattttaaaacaagagaataattttttttgaataacataaatataatctttcaataaaaatacactaaaatacggggtgttacaggtaACACCACCCTTACAGCAGAATCGAAACCTGCGACAAAAACTCCACCTCTTCCTCACATAACCCAGAAAGAACGAGAGAAAATAAGAGGAGACTTTATAAACTTTTCGGTTCTCGGAACATTAACTGGTGTTACTCTAATATAACTTGATACTACTTTTAATTATGATCCAGCACTGGGATCATGATCAGatgccaaaattttatttttgattaaaTTATAGTGGAGtattatttcacaaaatatcaAGCCACGTCCTTCCATAACTCATTGTGAGTTCAttataaaaaaggaaagaaaatgaaacacaTGTTGTgcgcgtgtatatatatatatatatatatatattgagagagagagagagagattttttatttatatattagaaaCCGATTACATAACCGAATAGTTTTGTTTCATATGTTAAAGAAGATGAATAGAATTAGTGATGAAATtattgcaaaaatgaaaaaaaatggaagaaaaaagtattagcctttcaatttatttcatttagtctcgtttggattgagaaatgagatgagataagttaagatggtttatgaatagtagtaagatttgtgaattgagatgagttgaaatggtttttgaaaattttggatgTTTGGattggaagtgagatgagatggttttaagttGTTGGATAATTGATAGATTTGGGTCTCACAAATTATTACATagtatttgtaataattttgttttatttataaatatagtaataataattttttaaaattacatacccaatttttttataatataattcataatCATATTATAGgatgacaatatttttataaaatcaaattatataaaaaatatcaaataaaaaaatattttatttacaacatgatttttaaataattatgaaatatgtataaaatcggtttattttatatttttattattatataaaataaattttatttttcgacCGTTTCCCTCCTTTTTCGCTAGGAAAGTTGAATGGAATCGATTCCTTCTGAAAAGTACTGAccattcatttttgtttgtcgTCTTCTGAAAGTAATTTGAAATCTGATGAGAAAACTTGTTTTGACCATTTGGTTAAGAGATGAGTTGTCCGTActggatgagatgagattaatcATGAATCCAAACTAGGGCTTAGACTTTGTATCCATTAAAGACAGATTAATCATGCATGACAATACCACTGAAACTccttaaaagaacaaaaacaattacatttaaaaaaaaaaaaaaagtcttttaaCAATATTGTCCAAAGACATTAAAATTTCCAACACTCGTGCATGGAACTGGGTCCAATTAATCCCACCGTTTGCCACTTACTTGATCCCAACCACCCATCATGCCTCCTCGTGCTCTCTCCACATGCATTCCATGAGTACCTTTTGCCTTTTCTCTTCCCGCACAACTTCATCattttttctcctcctcctcctcctccgtcCTTAATTAATTTCCGTTAGGCCAACATGATTCATGctaatattactttaaaaaaaaatacaaatgtttTGGCTCTCTTCTCATCATTTcaaatattccaaaaaataaatgatattgaTGCAATTTTCCGACATAGTTGGACTTCAACAATACAGTTGAATGATCCACGATGATGGCTTAAGCGTTGACACAATGCTCGGACAATGCTCATAcacaagttaaataataaataaaacatatataatatgaataaagaaataaacacatatatttatatagttagaCATTAAAGCATCTATGAGTTCTCTTAAGACAAAATCTACAACATTGTttgataattttacaatttctcatgCAACACGTAGCTCAAAATACAATGGATAAAATAGGGTTAAAAGgtaagttgaaaaaaatgatgTCCTTATGAGAAAGATCAATCCCATGATCAGCTTGTAGAGAAGGGTGCCATGTTTGTATAGATCCAGTTTCCTTCTTTTATAGAGttcttatttattctttagaataattgagttatAGTACTTGTTTTATATccattttatctttttgtatatTAGTGACTTTATCTCTTACATATCTCACATCTTCATCTGATTTCTGTAGTAAGCTTTTAATGGGCTGAATcctatttattttgtattcaacAAAGTACCATTTTGTTTGATGCCATAACGTGGTATAAACAGACTTTAAAAGATGTGCACCGTTGCTTAGGCTTCTGCATTGAGAACtgttataattacaaaaaaattatataaaaataattatataaattgatataattttatgtgattcgttaaatatattttataataaaaataattttataatttaacaaattacataaaattatatcaatttataaaattatttttatataatttatttataactaaaatatttctcttctgGTTTGGATTTATTTCCATTGATATATTTGATCATCGACGTTCATATTATATCCAATGATCCCAGCCGTCTATTAATTTATCTACAGCGTTGTGGGGCCTTTAAACGATAGCGAGTCAAAGACGTAAGCAAAGAAGACGGACAGCATGTCCAGTGTCCACTTAAAAACACACCAGTGGAACCCACAGTCGGTGATGACACGTATAATTTCACGATCCATCTCATAGATGTAGCTGTCACTCTAGCACTCACAGGAGTGCTTATAGCACTCAGGGGTGGGGCTCTGCCACGTGTTGACGGCAACTTAAAGCGACGATTTTTGTACACTCGTCAAATGTCTGGGTGGACACTTTGGCGGCTCTGATCTGTCTAGTTTAGAATTTCACGGTCTTTGATTTGCTGCtgaaaaaaccaaacaaaaaatctactcaacctcctattattcacacaacctctacactccacattatttttaatttttattatttttttcttttattaaatatttattatatgaataataaataaaaattttgaaataatttaaaaagaataaactcaaaaaaaaatttaaaaaaaatattaaaaatttaaaaagttttaaaaagtgtggagtatggagtgtggtggaggttgtgtagtaaAGCTCAAAACCAAATGATGCTGGTGCTGCCTTATGCTTCGTTTGCACGCAAGCTTGTTTTTCGGCTTCGGCTAACAGCCTCTAGCTTGAGCTGGGTAAAGAATTTCGCCGTTTCGCGACTTCACACTAGCAATAATTAGTAGCGTAATCAGCGAGAATTAAATTTCGTTTGGTTcagttgaatttaatttaatttttaaatatttaatttttaaatttttaaattcattttaactgaaatttttttataaatgagatttataaatttttttaacttaacacatttttttatatgagatttataatttttttaatttcttataaaaaatattaaacttatcttaatatttaaatatattttaaactcaatttagataaattttatataattttttctactccataactcattactatttaaaaaaaattaaatttaactgaATTTAATTCAACATGCAATCTTTAAACTTTGGCTCAAACTTCCAGCTCACTATCTTTTTTCCCTCTGTTATTAATGTCATGACATATGTTGGAAAgaacatttaaaataataaataaaaaaatatttaattaaaaattaaataaaatattattttttaatattattattattataaattttaaaaaaattaaaatttttattagattttatataaaaagatataCAATTCTTGTATCGAAATGAGACTTTAGACTCATTTGATTATatagattagataagataagatgagataagataaaagttaaaaattaaataaaatattattataatattatttttattttaaaatttaaaaaatttaaattattttttatttaagagtttgaaaaaattataataattatttgaaatgagatgtgatgatttgaaaaataaactaggccttaaaatgaaaacttaaaaattaaaaaaaaaaagaagaaggaaatacatcttaaaaaattacataaaaatatttttttactttttttttttatttcgatttttttttatcaatagtgtttttttaactatgttaacttttaatttattccattatttttctacttttcttttcataaattgttttattcCATTATTACGTAAACTTCAGTCACGTTTCTATCTTATgccttttttgttctttctgaaATGAGAACTATTTTTAAAAGCCCTTGGTCTTGGTCCTTGGGATTTAAGATGCCTCTATAAAATTCAACAAGCAGAAATGCAATTTTGCACAAAACTGAcagagaatataatataatattactttttgaaTGTCAACTTATGGGAATATATGCTCATCATGCACTCACTCAAAGAAGCTGTTCATGGAGCTCATTGATTTCCTTTAAAAAGAAGCTGTTCATGAAGAGTCTAGAGAGACATGcgttttttgttttctagtcACTTCCATGATTTGGTATTCTGATTAAAAGATACGCATGGAAGTGTCACAAATCATATCATGcctttcaaatttaatattaccATATTGTTTGTAggtgaatattatttatttttagggtttatataaaataataataatttatacaaatattctcgcaagttttttgtaaaaaaatataatttttttttaatagaactcatatttctacaaaaaatacttatataaaatttatctttttaaaatttatatccaACGTTactcttatacaaaatatgccATCTtgtattatttgaaattttcaagtggagagaaataattttttagttcaAGTATTGTAAGAAGGTTTTTAGTGGAGGTAGTGGCATTTTCCAGGAGGAGCTTAGCCAATTGCCAGTGACAAGGTCCACACTcgagacagagagacagagagagaatgTGCGGTTTCGGTTTCTCTATGTTAGAAGTCTGCTCGTCATTTTCACGCTGACACAGGGATAGGTCATCTCCATCAACATTTTTCAGACCCGTTTTATTGTGCTGGTTCTACATCCTGCGGGCGCTCCAGAATTGCTAATCCTACGAAACCAAATCCCACTTGAAAATTGCTAGGATTCCATTTTAGGTTCCTCCACAGAAGTACAGGCTCAAACttcaaagccaaaaaaaaatctCGTGGTTTGCCCATGGTTGTTTCTTGATCTTTCCTACACGAGCTAAAACTGCATTACTGTTACAGCCCCGAACTTTTTTCGTCGCCTTCAGGACTGCCGGTCATGTGTTGTATGGTCTCTTCCATGAAAACCCACTTCTGAGTACGAAAAGTAtccctcctttttttttacCTCTATGTTTGCTCTGCCTTCTTGCCAATTCGCAGCTTCAAAATCAATCGTTTGATAATCCCAAGTCAAGCTCAAGTCTCAGAATCTATTTTCCATCCACACAACACATTTAAATCTCTTTACGAAACCATGATTCACTAATTCCTCGAAAGTCCGTAACTTTGAGCTTAAATTTAATCGCTTTTTTGTTGTTTCTAATCTTGAAGAGCTTGAATACTCAAAATTCATTCGCACTCTGAAACTCAATCGATTCCTCCTCCAGATCGAAAACCCAACTCACCAAATCCTCAAAAAGCCACAACCTAGTTCCTCAAAGCAATCCTTTTTGTTTACTCCTTCCTATAAGTTTTGCAACGTAAAAGGGGTTAGAAGCTCTGGTTCTTTTGGCCTCAAATTGACAATGCAAGACCCAGCAATATTCCAACCCACCCAACCGCATTTCCCAGAGCAAGAGCAACTCAAATGCCCACGCTGTGATTCCTCAAACACCAAGTTCTGTTACTTCAACAACTATAACCTTTCACAGCCACGCCACTTTTGCAAGAACTGTAGGAGGTACTGGACCAAAGGCGGTGCTCTGAGAAACATCCCAGTGGGTGGTGGAACCCGCAAGAACACAAAGCGGGCATCAAACCCAAAACGATCTTCATCTTCATCGGCTTCAtcatcaacaacatcaaattCGGTGGTGCAGAACCCGGGTCCGGAGAATGACCCAAACCGGCTTTATGGTGCTGCTGTAGGGGATCAGGACCGTGGGATTCTGGATATCTCAGGGAGCTTTAGTTCTCTTCTGACATCAAATGGGCAGTTTGGAAGTCTTCTGGAGGGTCTGAACCCCAATGGGTCCGGTGTGAAAATGGTACTGGGTGACTTTGCAGAGACTTTGAATACGGGCCATGTGTTGGACACGAGTTCTGCTCGAGACCCGGGAATGGACATGAAGAGGGATAGCAATTCAGAGAGTTATGTAGGTTTGCAGGGTGGCGATTCAAGCTGTTGGACTGGTGGTAATGGATGGCCCGATCTTGCCATTTACACACCAGGTTCAAGTTTTCAGTAGAGAAAAGAGAGTTTAGtgtcttttatttaatttatttttctgattatGCTAATTATGATAATCTCTATACTACGAAACTGGGGATGGTTAAAGAGAGGAGCATGAATAAGGCAGGCTTATTGTAGCATTTTCTAATGCTATTGAGGGCGACATACAACATTAGCATCCTTTTGTAGGGAAATGgttcttttttctgtttctgtGTGGTTTTTGTTTGCATGCCTTGTATGAGTGAAAAGAGACAAGGAAAAATGATAACTACTTAGTATTATTTCTTAGGTGGTCTGAACTTTGGGAGATGCTGCATTTGTTTTACTCGAAAATCATTATCTTCATGAAAAATTGTTCCATCTTTATACATCAATACCTGTCAGCATGTGTATGGTGTTGtatgtacgtgtgtgtgtgtgtgtgccaTTCTTGAATTGCAAAGGATTTTAGATTTGAAATCATTTTGTTCATGCAAAAAAGTAACTTGAGGATTTGCGTAAGTTATGGGGAAATCCAAAGTCCATAGTTCTATAGTTTATAGTTTCTACTGTATTTGGAGGGacttaaaaaattcaacttccCCTCCTCTTggatatatttatcttatttatttaaaaatagactgaattttttttttttaaaaaaaaacatttttatttgaaCTATAACTAGTCTATTCTGCATAGAATTGAAGTCCCTGGGGCTTTAGAGAGTGCGAGCTCCACTCCTCTcgtgctttctttttttttatattcttcaatcctttttttttttatatacatatatatgtcgGGAACCTCTCCAAAGTAAGGCCCTTTGGACTCACCTATACAGAGTAAATTTAGGTCCCATACACCGCATCCTCATAAGTT
This window of the Juglans regia cultivar Chandler chromosome 12, Walnut 2.0, whole genome shotgun sequence genome carries:
- the LOC109007903 gene encoding dof zinc finger protein DOF3.1, translating into MQDPAIFQPTQPHFPEQEQLKCPRCDSSNTKFCYFNNYNLSQPRHFCKNCRRYWTKGGALRNIPVGGGTRKNTKRASNPKRSSSSSASSSTTSNSVVQNPGPENDPNRLYGAAVGDQDRGILDISGSFSSLLTSNGQFGSLLEGLNPNGSGVKMVLGDFAETLNTGHVLDTSSARDPGMDMKRDSNSESYVGLQGGDSSCWTGGNGWPDLAIYTPGSSFQ